A single Macaca mulatta isolate MMU2019108-1 chromosome 11, T2T-MMU8v2.0, whole genome shotgun sequence DNA region contains:
- the LOC144329387 gene encoding lysophosphatidic acid receptor 5 — MLANSSSTNSSVLPCPDYRPTHRLHLVVYSLVLAAGLPLNALALWVFLRALRVHSVVSVYMCNLAASDLLFSLSLPLRLSYYALHHWPFPDLLCQTAGAIFQMNMYGSCIFLMLINVDRYAAIVHPLRLRHLRRPRVARLLCLGVWAFILVFAVPAARVHRPSRCRYRDLEVRLCFESFSDELWKGRLLPLVVLAEALGFLLPLAAVVYSSGRVFWTLGRPDATRSQRRLKTVRLLLANLVIFLLCFVPYNATLAVYGLQRSKLVAASVPARDRVRGVLMVMVLLAGANCVLDPLVYYFSAEGFRNTLRGLGTPHRVRTLATNGTQAALAQSERSTVTTDATRPDAASQGLLRPSNSYPLSSFTQSPQDSAL, encoded by the coding sequence ATGTTGGCCAACAGCTCCTCAACCAACAGTTCTGTTCTCCCGTGTCCTGACTACCGACCTACCCACCGCCTGCACTTGGTGGTCTACAGCTTGGTGCTGGCTGCCGGGCTCCCACTCAACGCGCTGGCCCTCTGGGTCTTTCTGCGCGCGCTGCGCGTGCACTCGGTGGTGAGCGTGTACATGTGTAACCTAGCGGCCAGCGACCTGCTCTTCTCCCTCTCGCTGCCCCTTCGTCTCTCCTACTACGCACTGCACCACTGGCCCTTCCCCGACCTCCTGTGCCAGACGGCGGGCGCCATCTTCCAGATGAACATGTACGGCAGTTGCATCTTCCTGATGCTCATCAACGTGGACCGCTACGCTGCCATTGTGCACCCGCTGCGACTGCGCCACCTGCGACGGCCCCGCGTGGCGCGGCTGCTCTGCCTGGGCGTGTGGGCGTTCATCCTGGTGTTTGCCGTGCCCGCCGCCCGCGTGCACAGGCCCTCGCGCTGCCGCTACCGGGACCTCGAGGTGCGCCTATGCTTCGAGAGTTTCAGCGACGAGCTGTGGAAGGGCAGGCTGCTGCCCCTCGTGGTGCTGGCCGAGGCTCTGGGCTTCCTGCTGCCTCTGGCGGCGGTGGTCTACTCGTCCGGCCGAGTCTTCTGGACGCTGGGGCGCCCCGACGCCACGCGGAGCCAGCGGCGGCTGAAGACGGTGCGCCTCCTGCTGGCCAACCTCGTCATCTTCCTGCTGTGCTTCGTGCCCTACAACGCCACGCTGGCGGTCTACGGGCTGCAGCGAAGCAAGCTGGTGGCGGCCAGCGTGCCTGCCCGCGATCGCGTGCGCGGGGTACTGATGGTGATGGTGCTGCTGGCCGGCGCCAACTGCGTGCTGGACCCGCTGGTGTACTACTTCAGCGCCGAGGGCTTCCGCAACACCCTGCGCGGCCTGGGCACTCCGCACCGGGTCAGGACCTTGGCCACCAACGGGACGCAGGCGGCGCTCGCGCAATCCGAAAGGTCCACCGTCACCACGGACGCCACCAGGCCGGATGCCGCCAGTCAGGGGCTGCTTCGACCCTCCAACTCCTACCCTCTGTCTTCCTTCACACAGAGTCCCCAGGATTCCGCCCTCTGA